In the genome of Paenibacillus sp. FSL R5-0766, one region contains:
- a CDS encoding DUF4173 domain-containing protein, with amino-acid sequence MIDKIMASPQRALITLLSAWVLAIIHQYLFYGNEIGVSYPVFVILFYVFMYLFARDRMRSFKFIDAFVAAVVLLLSLTFLLYDNELLYILNFLVIPGVVILHMTYLMGRKQKQWWEIGLIGTAIDHMLPQAIRHWGTVAAIAVRAGGHGMGKSQKTVVFKVLIGLVASLPILIVVVALLSSADGVFDQYLAGFPEWLNQLAFTPGIPRIIWIVIAGVLLFGYVWGFVQPMQYEAEKRANAHWKNGAASTVDKRDHTYIFSPVGPATEGRVTNKITPEPESTLVQREPFRLDPIIVGTMLIVINCVYVLFVLVQFSYLFGAGEGHLPVDLSYADYARSGFAELILVTGINFFILIVALQYTRSSGKVGSIVHQVLLLILVSCSAIMLYSAFMRLNLYEQAYGYTYIRFLVHAFMIFLALLLLIAGLRIRYTSIPLIRWYIVLALTAYVAVNYVGMDKRIAELNIERYHQTGNIDAIYLASLSADATPLLREFALKEYPDLKREMLERQAYLDMDTSDRSWPSYNVARHRAELEMSKLRTE; translated from the coding sequence ATGATTGATAAAATAATGGCTTCACCGCAACGCGCTCTAATCACGCTACTGTCTGCATGGGTGCTGGCGATCATTCACCAGTATTTATTCTATGGTAATGAGATTGGCGTATCGTATCCTGTCTTTGTAATTCTCTTTTATGTGTTCATGTATCTGTTTGCACGGGATCGCATGAGGTCTTTCAAGTTCATTGATGCTTTTGTGGCGGCTGTAGTGCTATTGTTGTCGCTAACGTTCCTGTTATACGACAATGAACTGCTGTATATTCTTAATTTTCTGGTTATACCCGGCGTAGTTATCTTACATATGACGTATCTGATGGGCAGAAAACAGAAGCAGTGGTGGGAGATTGGTTTGATTGGTACGGCTATTGACCACATGCTGCCTCAAGCCATACGTCATTGGGGGACTGTTGCTGCCATTGCTGTGAGAGCAGGCGGGCATGGCATGGGCAAATCCCAGAAAACAGTTGTTTTCAAAGTACTCATTGGTCTTGTGGCGTCCTTGCCTATCCTCATTGTAGTCGTTGCATTACTGTCCTCTGCTGACGGGGTCTTTGATCAGTATTTAGCCGGTTTTCCGGAGTGGCTGAATCAATTGGCTTTTACTCCAGGGATACCGAGAATCATCTGGATTGTCATCGCAGGTGTATTGCTGTTCGGTTATGTATGGGGATTTGTACAGCCAATGCAATATGAGGCAGAGAAGAGAGCGAACGCACATTGGAAAAATGGAGCGGCATCCACGGTTGATAAGCGTGATCACACCTATATATTCTCTCCTGTGGGCCCGGCCACTGAAGGTCGGGTTACCAATAAGATTACACCCGAGCCCGAAAGCACTCTAGTTCAGCGGGAACCATTCAGATTGGACCCCATCATTGTGGGGACGATGCTGATTGTCATTAACTGTGTGTACGTTTTGTTTGTACTTGTACAGTTTTCGTATCTGTTTGGTGCAGGTGAGGGGCATCTTCCGGTAGATCTGTCTTACGCAGACTATGCGAGAAGTGGATTCGCGGAGTTAATTCTCGTCACAGGTATTAACTTCTTTATTCTTATTGTTGCTTTGCAGTATACCCGTTCGAGTGGCAAAGTGGGTTCCATCGTGCATCAGGTACTGCTCCTGATTCTGGTCAGTTGTTCAGCAATTATGTTGTATTCCGCGTTTATGCGCCTAAATCTATATGAGCAGGCATATGGCTATACGTACATTCGCTTCCTGGTACACGCATTCATGATCTTCCTCGCACTCCTGTTGCTGATTGCTGGCCTTCGTATACGGTACACATCAATACCGCTGATCCGCTGGTATATCGTGCTGGCGCTCACAGCTTATGTTGCAGTCAACTATGTGGGCATGGATAAACGGATTGCCGAGCTGAACATAGAACGTTATCATCAGACTGGCAATATTGATGCAATCTATCTGGCGAGTCTGTCAGCAGATGCAACTCCGCTACTTCGAGAGTTTGCTCTGAAGGAGTACCCGGATCTCAAGAGGGAAATGCTGGAACGTCAAGCATATCTGGATATGGATACATCAGATCGTTCCTGGCCTTCTTATAACGTGGCAAGACACCGAGCTGAGCTAGAAATGTCCAAATTGAGAACGGAATAG
- a CDS encoding MBL fold metallo-hydrolase yields the protein MTTSEYKVISIKSSYEAFINYSYIVVDETTREAAVIDPSWDLEAILDSLEAEQAKLTHILLTHSHTDHVHLVGALLDRFNPQVYMGGAEIDFFRYHCKNLKPVKDRDAVLMGNTLISCINTPGHTPGSICYSLTNHIFTGDTLFAEGCGICSERGGDPGAMYQSLQKIRQQIHPSVRVYPAHSFGIEPGQTLQMLLERNIYFNIFDEEQFIAFRMRRNQPDAKSFV from the coding sequence ATGACAACCAGTGAATACAAGGTGATTTCTATTAAATCCAGTTATGAAGCATTCATTAATTATAGCTATATTGTCGTTGATGAAACGACCCGGGAGGCAGCCGTTATTGATCCTTCCTGGGACCTCGAAGCCATTCTGGATTCTCTGGAAGCTGAGCAGGCCAAACTCACACACATCCTGTTGACACATTCCCATACGGATCATGTACATCTTGTGGGGGCATTGCTCGACCGTTTTAATCCTCAGGTTTATATGGGGGGTGCCGAAATTGATTTTTTTAGGTACCACTGTAAGAATTTGAAGCCTGTAAAGGATCGAGATGCCGTTTTGATGGGCAATACACTAATATCCTGTATAAACACCCCAGGACATACGCCGGGCTCTATATGCTATTCATTAACAAATCATATTTTTACAGGAGATACTCTGTTTGCAGAGGGATGTGGCATATGCTCCGAACGCGGAGGGGATCCAGGTGCGATGTATCAGAGTTTGCAAAAAATACGGCAGCAAATACACCCTTCCGTCAGGGTATACCCTGCACATTCATTTGGCATTGAACCGGGTCAGACACTTCAGATGCTGCTTGAGAGAAACATATATTTTAATATTTTCGATGAAGAACAGTTTATTGCTTTCCGGATGAGAAGGAATCAACCGGATGCCAAAAGCTTTGTGTGA
- a CDS encoding AAA family ATPase has protein sequence MSKLIFFLGGAGSGKTTLAKALSHKHKAAFFDMDILLRPAAEAIMTLQGLDPSDRDSPEYKRLCRDLGYRITMDAALDNVQLGIDTIVVGPFTKEIGTPDWIEQELARIGHTLDDTDVRVTYIYLENEALYHKRITARQSPLDEWKLSNWDAFTASLVRKEIAWPLPASSVAYIDNSSDDPAIAYAELERWMYE, from the coding sequence ATGAGCAAACTAATTTTCTTTCTCGGCGGGGCCGGAAGTGGCAAGACCACCCTTGCCAAAGCCCTTTCCCATAAACATAAAGCGGCTTTCTTTGATATGGATATTCTGCTTCGTCCCGCGGCTGAGGCAATCATGACCCTTCAGGGACTTGATCCATCCGACCGAGATTCGCCTGAATACAAAAGGTTGTGCCGTGATCTTGGGTACCGCATTACGATGGACGCCGCTCTGGATAACGTTCAGTTAGGTATCGATACGATCGTTGTGGGGCCATTTACCAAAGAAATTGGTACCCCGGATTGGATCGAGCAGGAACTTGCACGAATCGGACATACCCTGGATGATACGGATGTGCGTGTAACCTATATTTATCTTGAGAATGAAGCGTTGTATCACAAACGGATCACAGCGAGACAATCCCCACTAGATGAATGGAAGTTATCTAACTGGGATGCCTTCACAGCTTCTCTCGTCCGTAAAGAAATAGCCTGGCCCCTCCCTGCTTCATCCGTCGCTTATATTGATAATTCCAGTGATGATCCTGCGATTGCCTATGCTGAACTTGAACGATGGATGTACGAGTAA
- a CDS encoding permease prefix domain 1-containing protein, which translates to MTNRHERIQHYLDHMCVQVKAREVHNDLRDELGNHMEEMILDKEQEGYTEEEAIAYAIEQMGDPTVVGKSMHRLHRHRMHWALLTGIASLLIISLLLMWIYTTNISDENYQLIYMSHLMYTIFGLILMVFLMYFDYQKWKKAAWWIYILLSGMLWINPLVSPFDYGVQRFWSIFGFTIDLTTTSMWVLPLAIGAIMLDKLSTKCDVKSVSTYMLLVALPSYSLFQASDWVRLFLFGTATLIMLAWITRKWLYTFIGATITGSVIMLQLFLTGEYKRFERLSVVLNLQNDLLGNFEYNRSIISILQSAGWWGNGLDITFGISQRFYMDYPGVMLIDVFGWSAGILLLLGIVWFIASMLKTLPCIRDDFGRMIIFSITITFALQMLYSLAMTTGRFQLSVSTFLLSGAAFI; encoded by the coding sequence ATGACGAATCGACATGAGCGAATTCAGCATTATCTTGATCACATGTGTGTTCAGGTTAAAGCTCGCGAAGTACATAACGACCTACGTGATGAGTTGGGAAACCACATGGAAGAGATGATTTTGGATAAAGAACAAGAAGGTTATACAGAGGAAGAAGCAATTGCATATGCCATTGAACAGATGGGCGATCCTACTGTCGTAGGCAAGAGTATGCACCGGTTGCATCGCCATCGTATGCATTGGGCGCTGTTAACGGGAATTGCCAGTTTGCTAATAATAAGCCTGCTGCTGATGTGGATTTATACGACAAATATTTCAGATGAAAACTATCAGTTGATATATATGAGTCATTTGATGTATACCATTTTTGGTTTAATACTGATGGTGTTTTTGATGTATTTTGATTATCAAAAATGGAAAAAAGCTGCCTGGTGGATCTATATTTTGTTAAGTGGTATGTTGTGGATTAATCCGCTGGTATCACCGTTTGATTACGGTGTACAACGGTTTTGGAGCATATTCGGTTTTACAATTGATCTTACAACGACATCGATGTGGGTGTTGCCTCTCGCCATAGGTGCAATTATGCTGGATAAGTTGAGCACCAAGTGTGATGTAAAATCCGTCTCAACATATATGCTTCTTGTGGCTTTGCCGTCTTATAGCCTATTTCAAGCTTCAGATTGGGTACGATTGTTTCTGTTCGGAACGGCAACGCTAATCATGCTTGCCTGGATTACACGAAAATGGCTCTATACTTTCATCGGAGCTACAATAACCGGAAGTGTTATTATGTTGCAGTTGTTTTTGACAGGTGAATACAAGCGCTTTGAGAGACTCTCTGTCGTTTTGAATCTTCAGAATGATCTGCTGGGGAACTTCGAGTATAACCGTTCAATTATAAGTATCCTTCAGTCCGCCGGATGGTGGGGCAACGGTTTGGACATAACCTTTGGAATTTCCCAAAGGTTTTATATGGACTATCCCGGTGTGATGCTTATTGATGTGTTTGGCTGGTCAGCAGGTATTTTGCTATTGCTTGGAATCGTATGGTTTATTGCCAGTATGTTAAAGACGTTGCCTTGTATTAGGGATGATTTTGGTCGAATGATTATTTTCAGTATTACAATCACGTTCGCTTTGCAAATGTTATATTCTCTTGCGATGACTACCGGGAGGTTCCAATTGTCAGTGTCAACTTTCCTTTTATCGGGCGCGGCATTCATATAA
- a CDS encoding TIM barrel protein yields MYTDKQEYSFSTCWNIKRHTTGQGMIEEIKSLGFKQVELNYNVTEEMLQTIEPMIERGEIGVSSVHNTFPHVADPDYGTDSVLLGFDDEPRRKRAIELLLRSAEYAHRYGAKAVVVHPGEVPFEYNIDEALKKIYHDQGRDSPAYQSLWQEMLKKRKDGSAHYLSRIQESLEEVCDLSEQRGYGVNFGIETRSRCYQMPTLHEAGTIIGQMKGAPLGLWYDIGHGMMMDRMGLYDNVREANALIDHVVGVHIHETVGLADHWCPYIHSKDMTFFDSFLDIIDRSPVKVYELKAACTPEEIDETHGLITSRIAERHAARQRG; encoded by the coding sequence ATGTATACGGACAAACAGGAATATTCGTTCTCAACATGTTGGAATATCAAACGTCATACGACCGGACAAGGCATGATCGAGGAGATCAAGTCTCTTGGATTCAAACAAGTTGAGCTGAATTATAACGTTACGGAAGAGATGCTGCAGACGATAGAACCGATGATTGAACGGGGCGAGATCGGTGTATCCAGTGTGCATAATACATTCCCGCATGTGGCTGACCCTGATTACGGGACGGATTCCGTCCTGCTTGGATTCGATGATGAGCCGCGCCGCAAACGGGCGATTGAACTGTTACTTCGCTCAGCCGAGTACGCACATCGTTATGGTGCCAAGGCTGTTGTTGTACATCCCGGTGAGGTTCCGTTTGAATACAATATAGATGAAGCGTTGAAAAAGATATACCACGATCAAGGACGGGATTCACCGGCATATCAATCTTTATGGCAAGAGATGCTGAAGAAACGGAAAGATGGCAGCGCACATTACCTGAGCCGGATTCAGGAGAGTCTGGAAGAGGTATGTGACTTGTCTGAGCAGCGGGGATACGGGGTGAATTTTGGTATTGAAACCCGTTCACGCTGTTATCAGATGCCGACTTTGCACGAAGCCGGAACGATTATTGGACAAATGAAGGGCGCGCCGCTTGGTCTCTGGTATGATATTGGTCACGGCATGATGATGGATCGAATGGGGCTGTACGATAATGTACGTGAAGCCAACGCGTTGATTGATCACGTGGTTGGCGTGCATATTCATGAAACCGTAGGGTTGGCAGATCATTGGTGTCCATACATCCATAGTAAAGACATGACCTTTTTTGATTCGTTTTTGGATATTATTGATCGTTCGCCAGTGAAAGTATATGAATTAAAAGCCGCGTGTACACCGGAAGAGATCGATGAAACTCACGGATTAATTACATCTCGTATTGCTGAACGTCATGCTGCGCGTCAGCGCGGATAG
- a CDS encoding IS110 family transposase, translating into MKSTTKFIGLDVSKEKISVAIADEGHDKPRYYGTIAHTAAALRKLIKELGPASTLSFCYEAGPTGYETYRWIESMGAACVVIAPSLIPKRSGDHVKTDRRDAEQLARLFRAGELTPIYVPAREDEALRELVRARESAKEDAHRARQRVLKFLLRHQIHPPEHIKRRWTKKYRVWLGQLTFPNVPMQIAFTEYLHAMDEIEQRIGRLEKALIEEAATSSKADLIQILQSLRGIGFLTAVTLAAEIGSFARFRSPAQLMAYLGLVPREHSSGIRTQRGSLTKAGNGRLRRTLIESAWSYRHRPAIKGDLARRLEGLPADIQLISWKAQERLHRKFRRLVYGLNKHKNVAVTAVARELTGFIWAVARTLELPNAQ; encoded by the coding sequence ATGAAGTCTACCACAAAATTCATCGGTTTAGATGTATCCAAAGAAAAAATTTCTGTCGCTATTGCTGACGAGGGTCACGACAAGCCCCGGTATTACGGTACCATTGCTCATACGGCTGCTGCCTTACGCAAACTCATCAAAGAACTGGGCCCGGCAAGCACCCTGTCGTTTTGTTATGAGGCCGGTCCTACAGGTTACGAAACCTACCGCTGGATCGAATCGATGGGAGCTGCCTGTGTCGTCATTGCCCCTTCACTCATTCCGAAACGCTCCGGCGATCATGTGAAAACAGATCGACGGGATGCCGAGCAACTGGCACGTCTGTTCCGTGCAGGCGAGCTTACACCGATTTACGTTCCAGCACGTGAAGATGAGGCGCTTCGTGAATTGGTTCGGGCACGCGAATCGGCAAAAGAAGATGCTCACCGGGCTCGTCAACGCGTACTCAAATTTTTATTGCGCCACCAGATCCATCCGCCGGAACATATCAAACGTCGCTGGACGAAAAAATATCGCGTATGGCTTGGACAACTGACCTTCCCGAATGTGCCCATGCAGATTGCGTTTACGGAGTACCTTCATGCCATGGACGAGATCGAGCAACGCATCGGTCGACTGGAAAAAGCCTTGATTGAAGAGGCGGCGACCAGTTCCAAAGCCGATTTGATTCAAATTTTACAGTCTTTGCGTGGCATTGGATTTCTTACGGCCGTCACGCTTGCTGCGGAGATCGGTTCCTTTGCCCGGTTCCGTTCTCCTGCCCAGCTCATGGCTTACTTGGGCCTGGTTCCACGCGAGCATTCGTCTGGAATCCGTACCCAACGAGGCTCGCTCACCAAAGCGGGAAATGGACGATTGCGTCGAACCTTGATTGAATCGGCATGGAGTTACCGTCATCGGCCTGCGATTAAAGGGGACTTGGCCCGCCGTTTGGAAGGTCTGCCTGCGGACATACAGCTTATTTCATGGAAAGCCCAGGAAAGGCTGCATCGAAAATTCCGCCGTTTAGTTTATGGATTAAACAAACATAAAAATGTCGCAGTTACCGCCGTAGCCAGGGAACTGACCGGGTTCATTTGGGCGGTCGCCCGAACGTTGGAGCTACCGAACGCTCAGTGA
- the yidC gene encoding membrane protein insertase YidC, producing MEHKTNKGFTFTSGKGRIYGLIAILFAVMLLAGCSNNVSEITSSTPGFFNHYIVFPLSYLIQHIATIFNGSYGVAIIVITLVIRLALLPLMMRQAKSQQGTRVIMNAMKPEMDALKKKYEGKNDPADKQKLSQETMELYKKHKFNPLNIGCLPMLIQLPILSGIYTAIRLTPELSSHSFLWFKLGAPDYVLAVVVAVIYLIQAKVSQANMAPEQRKQFAIMGYLSPLMMAFFSLTAPAAMPLYWTVGGSFLVLQTLLFRKMYPVEHPQEPATIEVKKIKSVQHNKSRKHAKSQ from the coding sequence ATGGAACATAAGACTAACAAGGGATTCACTTTTACTTCGGGCAAGGGACGGATCTATGGCCTGATTGCCATTTTGTTTGCAGTCATGCTGCTTGCCGGATGCAGCAACAACGTGTCGGAGATTACTTCGTCGACACCGGGATTTTTTAATCACTATATCGTATTTCCACTGTCGTACCTGATTCAGCACATTGCCACCATATTTAACGGAAGCTACGGGGTCGCGATTATCGTGATTACGCTGGTCATTCGTTTAGCGCTGTTACCCTTGATGATGCGACAAGCCAAGTCCCAGCAGGGAACACGAGTCATTATGAACGCCATGAAACCCGAGATGGATGCGCTCAAGAAAAAATATGAAGGCAAAAATGATCCTGCTGATAAGCAAAAGCTGTCTCAGGAAACGATGGAGCTATACAAGAAACATAAGTTCAATCCGTTGAACATTGGTTGCTTGCCGATGCTCATTCAGTTGCCTATACTTTCAGGTATTTACACAGCCATCCGACTTACACCGGAGTTGTCCTCCCACTCGTTCCTGTGGTTCAAACTGGGAGCGCCGGACTACGTACTCGCTGTGGTGGTTGCGGTCATATATCTGATTCAAGCCAAGGTATCACAAGCCAATATGGCGCCTGAGCAGCGAAAACAGTTCGCCATTATGGGTTATCTCTCCCCATTGATGATGGCATTCTTTTCTCTTACAGCTCCGGCAGCAATGCCGCTCTACTGGACAGTTGGGGGCTCGTTCCTGGTACTACAGACGTTATTGTTCCGTAAAATGTACCCGGTGGAACATCCGCAGGAGCCTGCTACGATTGAGGTGAAAAAGATCAAGTCTGTGCAACATAACAAGTCCAGAAAACACGCCAAGTCACAGTGA
- a CDS encoding ABC transporter substrate-binding protein yields the protein MKLHQQYLLLHRHYGHHTEHELTLADLAELLNCTHRNTLTIVKKMVAHDWIRWVSQRGRGRRSSLTLLVSADQIAAEYMMHAMNRRELQEAAEQVSAFSSSTIMQDHLNQWLLGYSGHHTEAGTNNEQIDTLRLPLRQHLHALDPLYINLLAESFVTSHVFDGLVQRGEQGEILPCLAHTWDVSADRKTWIFYLRKGITFHDGQLLTAHDIVHTFERLQSTDRRTLYRDVSKQILSIEAVDSLTVCFQLKNPHELFLSFLTTSRAAIVPSPGTNEHKMKHSGDVHGMQKPVGTGPFKVTAWDDHLCRLEAFSSYFQGRAHMDRVDILQIPWSASAKMDDSQDIETPFFHLVHNPSSSAGADWTQISAGVMVHKLLTCNTQKTGPLNDPEVRAHLQSCLAGMYRDDGQADDSEVMETDFSAVNTGMVDPEGFSDITKRLTSSTPISLHIATIPQYRRDAQHLASILEQCGFSCTVRTATMEQFKGNLRLESDLILFSLIRDRDEELRRYDLYSTLSEHLEDSTRITIYEILQTIVASPIAADRTRELDRIEQFLVGQNLLFHLSEKPVETAYLPSVRGLSFNSQGWVNLRHIWFPSDARAHQFD from the coding sequence TTGAAACTACATCAGCAATATCTGCTGTTGCATCGTCATTACGGTCACCATACAGAACATGAACTTACACTCGCCGATCTCGCTGAGTTGCTAAATTGTACACACCGCAATACGTTAACGATTGTCAAAAAGATGGTTGCCCATGATTGGATTCGTTGGGTTTCCCAGCGTGGCCGGGGTCGGCGTTCTTCACTGACTTTGCTTGTTTCGGCTGATCAAATCGCCGCAGAATATATGATGCACGCCATGAATCGCCGGGAGTTACAGGAAGCTGCCGAGCAGGTGAGCGCATTCTCCAGTTCAACAATCATGCAGGATCATCTAAACCAGTGGTTGCTTGGATATTCAGGACATCATACGGAAGCCGGCACCAATAATGAGCAGATTGATACGCTTCGGTTGCCCCTGCGCCAACACCTTCATGCGCTTGATCCGCTGTACATTAATCTATTAGCTGAATCCTTTGTTACCAGCCATGTCTTTGACGGGTTGGTTCAGCGGGGTGAACAGGGAGAGATTCTCCCATGTCTCGCTCATACCTGGGATGTCAGTGCAGACCGAAAGACCTGGATCTTTTATTTGCGAAAAGGGATTACATTTCACGATGGCCAGTTGTTGACGGCCCATGATATTGTTCATACGTTTGAACGGCTGCAATCTACAGATCGCCGGACACTGTACCGTGATGTAAGTAAACAGATTCTATCTATTGAAGCGGTCGATTCCTTAACCGTGTGTTTCCAGCTTAAAAATCCTCATGAATTGTTTTTGTCCTTCCTGACAACAAGTCGTGCGGCGATTGTACCCTCACCAGGAACAAACGAACATAAGATGAAGCATTCGGGTGATGTGCATGGGATGCAAAAACCTGTTGGGACGGGGCCATTTAAGGTCACTGCCTGGGATGATCACTTGTGCAGACTTGAAGCCTTTTCATCGTATTTTCAGGGTAGAGCACATATGGACCGGGTAGATATCCTGCAAATTCCGTGGAGTGCCTCGGCAAAAATGGACGATAGCCAAGATATCGAAACTCCGTTCTTTCATCTTGTTCATAATCCTTCTTCGTCTGCGGGTGCAGACTGGACACAGATTAGTGCAGGTGTGATGGTTCATAAATTACTCACGTGTAATACACAAAAAACCGGACCGTTAAACGATCCGGAAGTAAGAGCACACCTTCAGTCATGCCTTGCTGGAATGTATAGAGATGACGGACAAGCAGATGACTCTGAAGTCATGGAGACTGATTTTAGTGCGGTGAATACCGGGATGGTTGACCCGGAGGGATTTAGTGATATTACTAAACGACTTACTTCGTCTACTCCCATCTCCCTGCACATTGCAACCATCCCACAATATCGCAGGGATGCCCAACATCTGGCGTCCATACTGGAGCAGTGCGGTTTCTCATGTACCGTCCGAACCGCTACGATGGAGCAGTTCAAAGGAAATCTGCGGCTGGAATCTGATCTGATCCTCTTCTCTCTCATTCGGGACAGGGACGAAGAACTGCGAAGGTATGATCTCTACTCTACGTTATCTGAGCATCTGGAAGATTCTACTCGTATAACGATCTATGAGATCTTGCAAACCATCGTAGCCTCTCCCATCGCTGCGGATCGAACTCGTGAATTAGACCGCATTGAGCAATTTTTGGTTGGTCAGAATTTACTGTTCCATTTATCCGAAAAACCGGTAGAAACCGCTTATCTGCCTTCGGTACGTGGTCTATCTTTCAACAGCCAGGGCTGGGTGAACCTGCGTCATATCTGGTTTCCTTCTGACGCGCGAGCACATCAGTTTGATTAG
- the bacA gene encoding undecaprenyl-diphosphate phosphatase, with protein sequence MGSGGKLVDIIIGLILGIVEGLTEFAPVSSTGHLILVGHLLGFEGTVRASTFEIVIQLGSILAVAFLFWKRILSILGIHVGEDRKATKSTEKLTLIHIIIGVIPFGVGGVFFYDYIKEVLFSAQTVVVTLILGGILMIAAEIFKPKKPAAETLDQVTYRQALIVGLFQCFALVPGFSRMGATLSGGLLAGMSHKTASEFTFIMALPIMFGASLKDLYESWDYLSVDDLPLFITGFVTAFIVAMIAVKFFLKLINRIKLIPFAIYRFVLAAAFWIFLLN encoded by the coding sequence ATTGGATCTGGAGGAAAATTAGTGGATATTATTATCGGGCTTATACTAGGTATAGTGGAAGGACTTACGGAGTTCGCCCCAGTGTCATCTACAGGTCATTTGATTTTGGTGGGACATTTGCTAGGTTTCGAGGGTACTGTGCGTGCTTCGACATTTGAGATTGTAATCCAACTCGGTTCAATCCTGGCTGTGGCTTTTCTGTTCTGGAAACGAATTCTCAGCATCCTCGGTATCCATGTTGGAGAAGATCGGAAAGCGACAAAGTCTACGGAAAAGTTAACACTTATTCATATCATTATTGGTGTTATCCCTTTTGGTGTTGGGGGCGTATTTTTTTACGATTACATAAAAGAGGTTTTGTTCAGTGCTCAAACGGTTGTTGTAACGTTAATCCTTGGCGGGATTCTGATGATTGCAGCCGAAATATTCAAACCAAAAAAGCCGGCTGCAGAAACATTGGATCAAGTCACTTACCGGCAGGCTTTAATCGTAGGTCTGTTCCAGTGCTTTGCACTTGTTCCCGGTTTTTCGAGAATGGGTGCTACGCTATCGGGAGGTTTGCTAGCAGGCATGAGTCACAAAACAGCCTCGGAATTTACGTTTATAATGGCACTTCCTATTATGTTCGGTGCTTCACTGAAGGATTTATACGAGAGCTGGGATTATCTGTCGGTTGATGATCTTCCCTTATTTATTACGGGGTTTGTGACTGCTTTTATTGTAGCCATGATTGCAGTTAAATTTTTCCTGAAGTTGATTAACCGGATTAAACTGATTCCTTTTGCAATCTATCGTTTTGTATTGGCAGCCGCTTTTTGGATCTTTTTGCTAAACTAG
- a CDS encoding helix-turn-helix transcriptional regulator: MQVNKQMIKGSTETLILTLLQERPLYGYELIKELHRQSEGVFNLKEGTLYPILHAMEIEGWVESYWMEVEGRKRKYYSIRDKGMEALQSKKAEWNLFRRAVDRVLGEGGLT; the protein is encoded by the coding sequence TTGCAGGTTAACAAACAAATGATTAAGGGCAGTACCGAAACATTGATTCTGACCCTGCTTCAGGAACGACCGTTGTACGGATATGAATTAATCAAGGAACTACATCGTCAATCCGAGGGTGTGTTTAATCTGAAAGAGGGCACGTTATATCCTATTTTGCATGCTATGGAGATTGAAGGTTGGGTAGAGTCGTACTGGATGGAGGTTGAAGGTCGTAAACGGAAATATTATTCGATTCGTGACAAGGGCATGGAGGCCTTACAAAGTAAAAAAGCAGAGTGGAATTTATTCCGTAGAGCTGTGGATCGGGTGCTTGGGGAAGGAGGCCTGACATGA